In Pseudomonas lalkuanensis, the following are encoded in one genomic region:
- a CDS encoding TrkH family potassium uptake protein has translation MSSLSSRHRSQRPTTFALPPSASCAPRHAAIRRIFGVLLMLFSCTQLPPLLIDLYYGEGAWSGFLLALLITLATGLLTWLPVRGAREELRIRDGYLITALFWIVLGSFGSIPFLLIDNPRMTPVDALFESVSGISTTGATVLTGLDRLPRAVLYYRQQLQWFGGMGIIVLAVAIMPMLGIGGMQLYRAEMPGPLKEQKLSPRIAETAKTLWLLYCGLTLACALAYWAAGMSLFDAIGHSFSTIAIGGFSTHDASIGYFDSPLIELICMFFLVVSGINFGLHFLAWRSRSLRHYLRDAECRSYLLLLFAVFLICATTLMIHQHYEQPWQSLRYAAFMVVSIATTTGFGLADFSTWPTLLPYLLLYTTFIGACAGSTGGGMKVMRILLVYRQGIREFQRLLHPNGVFSVKLGRRHIPDRVMESVWGFCSIYLLTFVVLLLVLLALGLDQLTAFSALASCMNNLGPALGDAALHYANLPDSAKLVLSLAMVLGRLEVFSLLILLSPAFWRF, from the coding sequence ATGTCCAGCCTCAGTTCCCGGCATCGCTCACAACGCCCGACAACCTTCGCCCTGCCACCTTCCGCCTCGTGCGCCCCTCGCCACGCTGCCATCCGCCGCATCTTCGGCGTGCTGCTGATGCTGTTCAGCTGCACCCAACTGCCGCCGCTGCTGATCGACCTCTACTACGGCGAAGGCGCCTGGTCCGGATTCCTTCTCGCCCTGCTGATCACCCTGGCCACCGGCCTGCTCACCTGGCTGCCGGTGCGCGGCGCCCGCGAGGAGCTGCGGATCCGCGACGGCTACCTGATCACCGCGCTGTTCTGGATCGTGCTCGGCAGCTTCGGCAGCATTCCCTTCCTGCTGATCGACAACCCGCGCATGACGCCGGTGGATGCGCTGTTCGAGTCCGTCTCCGGCATCAGCACCACCGGCGCCACCGTGCTCACCGGCCTCGACCGGCTGCCCAGGGCGGTCCTCTACTACCGTCAGCAGCTGCAATGGTTCGGCGGCATGGGCATCATCGTGCTGGCGGTGGCCATCATGCCGATGCTCGGCATCGGCGGCATGCAGCTGTACCGGGCGGAAATGCCCGGCCCGCTGAAGGAGCAGAAGCTCTCGCCACGCATCGCCGAAACCGCCAAGACCCTCTGGCTGCTCTACTGCGGGCTGACCCTGGCCTGCGCCCTGGCCTACTGGGCAGCCGGCATGAGCCTGTTCGACGCCATCGGCCACAGCTTCTCGACCATCGCCATCGGTGGCTTCTCCACCCACGACGCCAGCATCGGCTACTTCGACAGCCCGCTGATCGAGCTGATCTGCATGTTCTTCCTGGTCGTCTCCGGGATCAATTTCGGCCTGCACTTCCTCGCCTGGCGCAGCCGCAGCCTGCGGCATTACCTGCGCGACGCGGAGTGCCGCAGCTACCTCCTGCTGCTGTTCGCGGTGTTCCTGATCTGCGCGACCACGCTGATGATCCACCAGCACTACGAGCAGCCTTGGCAGTCGCTGCGTTATGCGGCCTTCATGGTGGTGTCCATCGCCACCACCACGGGCTTCGGCCTGGCCGACTTCAGCACCTGGCCGACGCTGCTGCCGTACCTGCTGCTCTACACCACCTTCATCGGCGCCTGCGCCGGTTCCACCGGCGGCGGCATGAAGGTGATGCGCATCCTGCTGGTCTATCGCCAGGGGATCAGGGAGTTCCAGCGCCTGCTGCATCCCAACGGCGTGTTCAGCGTCAAGCTGGGTCGCCGGCACATCCCGGACCGGGTGATGGAATCGGTCTGGGGCTTCTGCTCGATCTACCTGCTGACCTTCGTCGTGCTCCTGCTGGTCCTGCTCGCGCTCGGCCTGGACCAGCTGACCGCCTTTTCCGCCCTGGCCTCCTGCATGAACAACCTCGGCCCCGCCCTGGGCGACGCCGCCCTGCACTATGCCAACCTGCCCGACAGTGCCAAGCTGGTGCTGAGCCTGGCCATGGTGCTGGGCCGGCTGGAAGTGTTTTCCCTGCTGATCCTCCTCAGCCCTGCCTTCTGGCGCTTCTGA
- a CDS encoding NAD-dependent succinate-semialdehyde dehydrogenase: protein MPLNHPLLFKSLCYLDGHWVHSESGASIAVHNPADQSLIGHVPLLDPAQIRAAVDAAEKAFPAWRRASLDQRAQHLRRWAELILEHKEDLAQILSLEQGKPLFEARGEIEYAASFIPWFAEQARRLDGRTIPSHIPGAHLGTVMEPVGVVALLTPWNFPSAMITRKAAAALAAGCTLVVKPAHETPYSAFALAQLAEEAGFPAGVFNVVLGEPQMAMETLVRDSRVRAVSFTGSTRVGKLVLQAAATEVKKVALELGGNAPFIVCADADLEQAVKFAIDAKFQTSGQDCCAANRILVARELYEPFLERFARAVRELRVGPGLDERSQIGPLMHQAAFDSTDARVRDALDQGARLLAGGEPHALGGWFYQPTLLADVTPEMRIWREENFAPIAGVTPYDSLEEAVALANDSEYGLAAYICSQRVDRIWPLMRQLEFAMVAVNGAKFTGHPIPFGGMKASGLGREGGSEGFEPFVETKYFCLHHGQF from the coding sequence ATGCCGCTGAATCATCCTCTGCTGTTCAAGTCGCTCTGCTACCTCGATGGCCATTGGGTCCATAGCGAGAGCGGCGCCAGCATTGCCGTGCACAACCCCGCCGACCAGAGCCTGATCGGCCATGTCCCGCTGCTCGACCCGGCGCAGATCCGCGCCGCCGTGGATGCCGCCGAGAAGGCCTTCCCGGCCTGGCGCCGCGCCAGCCTGGACCAGCGCGCCCAGCACCTGCGCCGCTGGGCCGAGCTGATCCTCGAGCACAAGGAAGACCTTGCCCAGATCCTCAGCCTGGAACAGGGCAAGCCGCTGTTCGAGGCCCGTGGCGAGATCGAGTACGCCGCCAGCTTCATCCCCTGGTTCGCCGAACAGGCCCGGCGCCTGGACGGCCGCACCATCCCCAGTCACATCCCCGGCGCCCACCTGGGCACGGTGATGGAGCCGGTGGGCGTGGTGGCCCTGCTGACGCCGTGGAACTTCCCCTCGGCGATGATCACCCGCAAGGCCGCCGCCGCCCTCGCCGCCGGCTGCACCCTGGTGGTCAAGCCGGCCCACGAGACGCCCTACTCCGCCTTCGCCCTGGCCCAGCTGGCCGAGGAGGCGGGCTTCCCCGCCGGCGTGTTCAACGTCGTGCTCGGCGAACCGCAGATGGCCATGGAGACCCTGGTGCGCGACAGCCGCGTGCGCGCGGTGAGCTTCACCGGCTCGACCCGGGTCGGCAAGCTGGTGCTTCAGGCCGCCGCGACCGAGGTGAAGAAGGTCGCCCTGGAGCTGGGTGGCAACGCGCCCTTCATCGTCTGCGCCGATGCCGACCTGGAGCAGGCGGTGAAATTCGCCATCGACGCCAAGTTCCAGACCTCCGGCCAGGACTGCTGCGCCGCCAACCGCATCCTGGTGGCGCGCGAGCTCTATGAGCCCTTCCTCGAACGCTTCGCCCGCGCCGTGCGCGAACTGCGGGTCGGCCCCGGCCTCGATGAGCGCAGCCAGATCGGCCCGCTGATGCACCAGGCCGCCTTCGACAGCACCGACGCCCGCGTGCGTGACGCCCTCGATCAGGGCGCCCGCCTGCTGGCCGGCGGCGAACCCCATGCCCTGGGCGGCTGGTTCTACCAGCCGACCCTGCTGGCCGACGTGACCCCCGAGATGCGCATCTGGCGCGAGGAGAACTTCGCCCCCATCGCCGGGGTCACTCCCTACGACAGCCTGGAAGAAGCCGTCGCCCTGGCCAACGACAGCGAGTACGGCCTGGCTGCCTACATCTGCTCCCAGCGCGTGGACCGCATCTGGCCGCTGATGCGCCAGCTGGAGTTCGCCATGGTCGCGGTCAACGGCGCCAAGTTCACCGGCCACCCTATTCCCTTCGGCGGCATGAAGGCCTCGGGCCTGGGCCGCGAAGGCGGCAGCGAAGGCTTCGAACCCTTCGTCGAAACCAAATACTTCTGCCTGCACCACGGGCAATTCTGA
- a CDS encoding Lrp/AsnC family transcriptional regulator, with protein MYKLDRYDLKILRLLAEDGRITKSRLAEEINLSVSPAWERVRKLEEAGLIKGYRAVIDWAALFKTSQVLVEITLARHTAQDMRRFEQRLRDAPEVVHCYATGGGVDYIAMIQAHDIDHYQRFVDQLLLEDLGIERYFTYIVTKTIKAGEAEPLVPEGYFG; from the coding sequence ATGTACAAGCTCGATCGCTACGATCTGAAGATCCTCCGCCTGCTGGCCGAGGACGGGCGCATCACCAAGTCGCGCCTGGCCGAGGAGATCAACCTCTCCGTCAGCCCCGCCTGGGAGCGGGTACGCAAGTTGGAGGAAGCCGGGCTGATCAAGGGCTACCGGGCGGTGATCGACTGGGCCGCGCTGTTCAAGACCAGCCAGGTCCTGGTGGAGATCACCCTCGCCCGCCACACCGCCCAGGACATGCGCCGCTTCGAGCAGCGCCTGCGCGACGCACCGGAAGTGGTGCACTGCTATGCAACCGGTGGCGGCGTGGACTACATCGCCATGATCCAGGCCCACGACATCGACCACTACCAGCGCTTCGTCGACCAGCTGCTGCTGGAAGACCTCGGCATCGAGCGCTACTTCACCTACATCGTCACCAAGACGATCAAGGCCGGCGAAGCGGAACCGCTGGTGCCGGAGGGTTACTTCGGCTAA
- the doeB gene encoding N(2)-acetyl-L-2,4-diaminobutanoate deacetylase DoeB: protein MNAALRDNPISPTVDFARDGVQHGHLKLPYSRDDSAWGAVMIPITVVKNGAGPTALLTGGNHGDEYEGPVALAKLAQQLQASEVRGRVIIVPFMNTPAFLAGRRTSPIDAGNLNRSFPGKPDGTVTQKIADYFQRYLLPLADLVLDIHSGGKTLDFLPFAACHVLPDKAQQECAEAAMQAFGAPWCMRMLELDAVGMYDTAAEEQGKVFITTELGGGGTSSARTVAIAERGVRNVLIHAGILAGEPAPAESVLLDMPDGDCFVSSTHSGLLEMCRDLGERVEQGEVIARVHDVQRTGTPAVEYRAKRSGLLAARHFPGLVQSGDTLAVIADVLG, encoded by the coding sequence ATGAACGCAGCCCTGCGGGACAACCCCATCAGCCCGACCGTGGATTTCGCGCGCGACGGCGTGCAGCACGGTCACCTCAAGCTGCCCTACTCGCGCGACGATTCCGCCTGGGGCGCGGTGATGATCCCCATTACCGTGGTGAAGAACGGCGCGGGTCCCACCGCGCTGCTCACCGGCGGCAACCACGGCGACGAGTACGAGGGCCCGGTGGCGCTGGCCAAGCTGGCCCAGCAGCTGCAGGCCAGCGAGGTGCGGGGCCGGGTGATCATCGTGCCGTTCATGAACACGCCGGCCTTCCTCGCCGGCCGGCGGACCTCGCCCATCGACGCCGGCAACCTCAACCGCAGCTTCCCCGGCAAGCCGGACGGCACGGTGACGCAGAAGATCGCCGACTACTTCCAGCGCTACCTGCTGCCGCTGGCGGACCTGGTGCTGGATATCCATTCCGGCGGCAAGACCCTGGACTTCCTGCCCTTCGCCGCCTGCCACGTGCTGCCGGACAAGGCCCAGCAGGAGTGTGCCGAAGCGGCCATGCAGGCCTTCGGCGCGCCCTGGTGCATGCGCATGCTGGAGCTGGACGCGGTGGGCATGTACGACACCGCGGCGGAGGAACAGGGCAAGGTCTTCATCACCACCGAACTGGGTGGCGGCGGCACCAGCAGCGCGCGCACCGTCGCCATCGCCGAGCGCGGGGTGCGCAATGTGCTGATCCATGCCGGCATCCTCGCCGGCGAGCCCGCGCCCGCCGAGTCGGTGCTGCTCGACATGCCCGACGGCGACTGCTTCGTGTCGAGCACCCACAGCGGCCTGCTGGAGATGTGCCGCGACCTCGGCGAGCGGGTGGAGCAGGGCGAGGTGATCGCCCGCGTGCATGACGTGCAGCGCACCGGCACGCCGGCCGTTGAATACCGCGCCAAGCGCAGCGGCCTGCTCGCGGCCCGGCATTTCCCCGGGCTGGTGCAGAGTGGCGACACCCTCGCGGTAATCGCCGACGTTCTGGGCTGA
- a CDS encoding aspartate aminotransferase family protein, with product MSDYAKLFEQDRAHFMHPSTHAHDHASGALPGRIITGASGVRIRDHQGRELLDAFAGLYCVNIGYGRTEVAEAIYEQAKQLAYYHTYVGHSSEAIIELSARIIDWAPAGMKKVYYGMSGSDANETQIKLVRYYNNVLGRPQKKKIISRQRGYHGSGLVTGSLTGLASFHQHFDLPVEGVKHTLCPHFYKAPAGMDEAAFVRYCAEELEKLILAEGPDTVAAFIGEPVMGTGGIIVPPKGYWQAIQAVLAKYDILLIADEVVCAFGRVGDKMGSQRYGIKPDLITTAKGLTSAYAPLSAVIVGEKVWDVIDNASTTQGAMGHGWTYSGHPVCAAAALANLDILERENITANAGEVGGYLNQRLRQTFEGHPLVGEVRGDGMLAALEFMADREARTPFDASLKVGPRVSAACLERGMIARAMPHGDILGFAPPLVLTRAEADEVVAIAKAAVDQVASEVL from the coding sequence ATGAGCGACTACGCCAAACTCTTCGAGCAGGACCGCGCGCACTTCATGCACCCGTCCACCCACGCCCATGACCATGCCAGCGGAGCATTGCCCGGCCGCATCATCACCGGCGCCTCGGGCGTGCGCATCCGCGACCACCAGGGCCGCGAGCTGCTGGATGCCTTCGCCGGCCTGTACTGCGTGAACATCGGCTACGGCCGCACCGAGGTGGCCGAGGCCATCTATGAGCAAGCCAAGCAACTGGCCTACTACCACACCTACGTGGGCCACTCGAGCGAGGCCATCATCGAGCTCTCGGCGCGCATCATCGACTGGGCGCCGGCCGGGATGAAGAAGGTCTACTACGGCATGTCCGGCTCGGACGCCAACGAGACCCAGATCAAGCTGGTGCGCTACTACAACAACGTGCTCGGCCGCCCGCAGAAGAAGAAGATCATCTCCCGCCAGCGCGGCTACCACGGCTCGGGCCTGGTCACCGGCAGCCTCACCGGCCTGGCGAGCTTCCATCAGCACTTCGACCTGCCGGTGGAAGGCGTCAAGCACACCCTCTGCCCGCACTTCTACAAGGCGCCGGCAGGCATGGACGAGGCAGCCTTCGTGCGTTACTGCGCCGAGGAGCTGGAGAAACTGATCCTCGCCGAGGGCCCGGACACCGTGGCCGCCTTCATCGGCGAGCCGGTGATGGGCACCGGCGGCATCATCGTCCCGCCCAAGGGCTACTGGCAGGCGATCCAGGCGGTGCTGGCGAAGTACGACATCCTGCTGATCGCCGACGAGGTGGTCTGCGCCTTCGGCCGCGTGGGCGACAAGATGGGCAGCCAGCGCTACGGCATCAAGCCGGACCTGATCACCACCGCCAAGGGCCTGACCAGCGCCTACGCGCCGCTGTCGGCGGTGATCGTCGGCGAGAAGGTGTGGGACGTGATCGACAACGCCTCCACCACCCAGGGCGCCATGGGCCATGGCTGGACCTATTCCGGCCACCCGGTCTGCGCGGCGGCGGCTCTGGCCAACCTGGACATCCTCGAGCGGGAGAACATCACCGCCAATGCCGGCGAGGTGGGTGGCTACCTGAACCAGCGGCTGCGCCAGACCTTCGAAGGCCATCCGCTGGTGGGCGAGGTGCGCGGCGACGGCATGCTGGCCGCCCTGGAGTTCATGGCCGACCGCGAGGCGCGCACGCCCTTCGATGCCAGCCTCAAGGTGGGGCCGCGGGTCTCGGCGGCCTGCCTGGAGCGCGGCATGATCGCCCGCGCCATGCCCCACGGCGACATCCTCGGCTTCGCCCCGCCGCTGGTTCTGACCCGCGCCGAGGCCGACGAGGTCGTCGCCATCGCCAAGGCGGCGGTGGATCAGGTGGCGTCGGAAGTGCTTTGA
- the def gene encoding peptide deformylase codes for MAILNILEFPDPRLRTIAKPVEVVDDSIRKLIDDMFETMYDAPGIGLAATQVNVHKRVVVMDLSEDKSEPRVFINPEFESLTDQMDQYQEGCLSVPGFYENVDRPQKVKIKALDRDGQPYELIAEGLLAVCIQHECDHLNGKLFVDYLSSLKRDRIKKKLEKQHRQQA; via the coding sequence ATGGCGATTCTGAACATTCTCGAATTCCCCGATCCGCGGTTGCGCACCATCGCCAAACCGGTGGAGGTGGTCGACGACTCCATCCGCAAGCTGATCGACGACATGTTCGAAACCATGTACGACGCTCCCGGTATCGGCTTGGCCGCCACCCAGGTGAACGTCCACAAACGTGTGGTGGTGATGGACCTGTCGGAAGACAAATCCGAGCCACGGGTCTTCATCAACCCCGAGTTCGAGTCCCTGACCGACCAGATGGACCAGTATCAGGAAGGCTGTCTGTCGGTTCCGGGCTTCTATGAGAACGTCGATCGCCCGCAGAAGGTGAAGATCAAGGCCCTGGACCGCGACGGCCAGCCCTATGAACTGATCGCCGAAGGCCTGTTGGCCGTGTGCATCCAGCACGAGTGCGACCACCTCAACGGCAAGCTCTTCGTCGACTACCTGTCGTCCCTCAAGCGCGACCGAATCAAGAAGAAGCTGGAAAAGCAGCACCGCCAGCAGGCTTGA
- the fmt gene encoding methionyl-tRNA formyltransferase translates to MTEPLRLVFAGTPEFAAEHLKALLDSRHQVIAVYTQPDRPAGRGQKLMPSPVKQLAVEHGIAVLQPPTLRDPAAQAELKALGADLMVVVAYGLILPQVVLDTPRLGCINSHASLLPRWRGAAPIQRAVQAGDAESGVTVMQMEAGLDTGPMLLKVTTRISADDTGGSLHDRLAQLGPKAVLEAIEGLAAGTLKGEVQDDALANYAHKLNKDEARLDWSRSAVELERLVRAFNPWPICHSALDGEPLKVLAATLGEGKGAPGQILAASKDGLTVACGDGALRLTRLQLPGGKPLNFADLFNSRREQFAVGKVLGA, encoded by the coding sequence ATGACCGAGCCATTGCGCCTCGTCTTCGCCGGCACCCCCGAGTTCGCCGCCGAGCACCTCAAGGCCCTGCTGGATTCCCGCCACCAGGTCATCGCCGTCTACACCCAGCCGGACCGCCCGGCCGGTCGCGGCCAGAAGCTGATGCCGAGCCCGGTCAAGCAACTGGCGGTCGAACACGGCATTGCGGTGCTGCAACCGCCGACCCTGCGTGATCCGGCCGCCCAGGCCGAGCTCAAGGCCCTTGGCGCCGACCTGATGGTGGTAGTCGCCTACGGCCTGATCCTGCCGCAGGTGGTGCTCGACACCCCGCGTCTCGGCTGCATCAACAGCCATGCCTCGCTGCTCCCGCGTTGGCGCGGCGCGGCGCCGATCCAGCGCGCGGTGCAAGCCGGAGACGCGGAAAGCGGCGTCACCGTGATGCAGATGGAGGCCGGCCTCGATACCGGACCTATGCTGCTCAAGGTCACCACCCGGATCAGTGCGGATGACACTGGCGGCAGCCTGCACGACCGCCTCGCGCAATTGGGTCCGAAGGCCGTGCTGGAGGCCATCGAAGGTCTCGCCGCCGGTACCTTGAAAGGCGAAGTGCAGGACGACGCCCTGGCCAACTACGCCCACAAGCTGAACAAGGATGAGGCGCGCCTCGACTGGAGCCGCTCGGCGGTGGAGCTGGAACGCCTGGTACGCGCCTTCAACCCCTGGCCCATCTGCCACAGCGCCCTCGACGGCGAGCCGCTGAAGGTGCTCGCCGCCACCCTGGGCGAAGGCAAGGGCGCGCCCGGCCAGATACTGGCCGCCAGCAAGGACGGGCTGACCGTGGCCTGTGGCGACGGCGCCCTGCGCCTGACCCGCCTGCAATTGCCCGGTGGCAAGCCGCTGAACTTCGCCGACCTCTTCAATAGCCGTCGCGAGCAGTTCGCCGTGGGCAAGGTGCTGGGCGCATGA
- the rsmB gene encoding 16S rRNA (cytosine(967)-C(5))-methyltransferase RsmB, producing MNPRLAAARALAAVLSGKASLGGSLPAQLDKVEPRDRALAQDLAFGAARWQPRLAALAERLLQKPFKTADKDVEALLLVGLYQLFHTRIPAHAAIGETVGCADKLKKPWAKGLLNAVLRNAQRQGEAIFAELERDPAARTAHPRWLQKALKAAWPEHWEAVCAANNAHPPLILRVNRRHGSRDTYLAELAHAGIAAEPCAFSRDGIRLAEARDVKTLPGFAEGRVSVQDEAAQLAADLLELAPGQRVLDACCAPGGKTCHLLEAEAGLAEVVAVDLEESRLVRVRENLDRLGLDARLIAADGRDTAGWWDGKPFQRILLDAPCSATGVIRRHPDIKLTRKEDDIPALAQLQGELLDALWPTLEVGGVLLYATCSTLPRENSDNIAAFLARTPGARELDIPGTYGLKQPHGRQLLAQEDGHDGFYYAKLIKIAASPRG from the coding sequence ATGAATCCACGTCTCGCCGCCGCCCGAGCCCTCGCCGCGGTGCTTTCCGGCAAGGCGTCCCTCGGCGGCAGCCTGCCAGCGCAACTGGACAAGGTGGAGCCTCGCGATCGCGCCCTGGCCCAGGACCTCGCCTTCGGTGCCGCCCGCTGGCAGCCGCGCCTCGCCGCACTGGCCGAGCGCCTGCTGCAGAAGCCCTTCAAGACCGCCGACAAGGACGTGGAGGCGCTGCTGCTGGTCGGCCTCTACCAGCTCTTCCATACCCGCATCCCCGCCCACGCAGCCATCGGTGAAACCGTCGGCTGCGCGGACAAGCTGAAGAAACCCTGGGCCAAGGGCCTGCTCAATGCCGTGCTGCGCAATGCCCAGCGCCAGGGCGAAGCGATCTTCGCCGAGCTCGAACGCGATCCGGCGGCACGCACCGCCCACCCGCGCTGGTTGCAGAAGGCCCTCAAGGCCGCCTGGCCGGAGCACTGGGAGGCGGTCTGCGCGGCGAACAATGCCCATCCGCCGCTGATTCTCCGGGTCAATCGCCGCCACGGCAGCCGCGACACCTACCTGGCCGAACTGGCGCACGCCGGCATCGCCGCCGAACCCTGCGCCTTCAGCCGAGACGGCATTCGCCTTGCGGAAGCGCGCGATGTGAAGACCCTGCCCGGCTTCGCCGAAGGCCGCGTCAGCGTGCAGGACGAAGCCGCGCAACTGGCGGCCGACCTGCTTGAGCTGGCCCCCGGACAGCGGGTGCTGGACGCCTGCTGCGCCCCCGGCGGCAAGACCTGCCACCTGCTGGAGGCCGAAGCGGGCCTCGCCGAAGTGGTGGCCGTGGACCTGGAAGAAAGCCGCCTGGTGCGAGTGCGCGAGAACCTCGACCGCCTCGGCCTGGACGCCCGGCTGATCGCCGCCGACGGCCGCGACACCGCCGGTTGGTGGGACGGCAAGCCGTTCCAGCGCATCCTGCTGGACGCGCCCTGCTCGGCCACCGGCGTGATCCGCCGCCACCCGGACATCAAGCTGACGCGCAAGGAAGACGACATCCCGGCCCTGGCCCAGCTCCAGGGCGAGCTGCTGGACGCCCTCTGGCCGACCCTGGAAGTGGGCGGCGTGCTGCTCTACGCCACCTGTTCCACGCTGCCCCGGGAGAACAGCGACAACATCGCCGCCTTCCTTGCCCGTACGCCGGGCGCCCGGGAGCTGGACATCCCCGGCACCTACGGGCTGAAGCAACCCCATGGCCGCCAGTTGCTGGCACAGGAAGACGGCCATGACGGTTTCTACTATGCCAAGCTGATCAAGATCGCCGCCTCGCCACGCGGCTAA
- the trkA gene encoding Trk system potassium transporter TrkA, translated as MKIIILGAGQVGGTLAEHLSDEANDITVVDTDGDRLRDLGDRLDIRTVQGRGSFPTVLRQAGADDADMLVAVTNSDEVNMVACQVAYTFFHTPTKIARVREAAYLTRAGLFDNEAIPVDVLISPEQVVTNYIKRLIEYPGALQVIDFAEGKAQLVGVKAYYGGPLVGHELRQIREHMPNVDTRVAAIFRRNRPILPKGDTVIEADDEVFFIAAKAHIRAVMSELRRLEDSYKRVVIAGGGHIGERLAEAIESRYQVKIIEMNAARCRHLSEVLDSTIVLQGSASDRDLLVEENISDADIFLALTNDDEANIMSSLLAKRLGARKVMTIINNPAYVDLVQGGDIDIAISPQLATIGTLLTHVRRGDIVSVHSLRRGAAEAIEAIAHGDAKSSKVVGKMIEDIALPPGTTIGAIIRDEEVLIAHDDTVIESGDHVILFLVDKKYIRDAERLFQVGLTFF; from the coding sequence GTGAAGATCATCATTCTCGGTGCAGGCCAGGTGGGCGGTACGCTCGCCGAACACCTTTCCGACGAGGCCAACGACATCACGGTGGTGGACACCGATGGCGACCGCCTGCGCGACCTCGGTGATCGCCTCGACATCCGAACCGTGCAGGGCCGCGGTTCCTTTCCCACCGTGCTGCGCCAGGCCGGTGCCGACGATGCCGACATGCTGGTGGCGGTGACCAATAGCGACGAAGTGAACATGGTCGCCTGCCAGGTGGCCTACACCTTCTTCCACACCCCGACCAAGATCGCCCGGGTACGTGAAGCGGCCTACCTGACCCGCGCCGGCCTGTTCGACAACGAAGCCATTCCGGTGGATGTACTGATCAGCCCCGAGCAGGTGGTGACCAACTACATCAAGCGCCTGATCGAGTATCCCGGTGCCCTGCAGGTGATCGACTTCGCCGAAGGCAAGGCCCAGCTGGTGGGAGTCAAGGCTTACTACGGCGGCCCGCTGGTGGGCCATGAGCTGCGCCAGATCCGCGAGCACATGCCCAACGTGGATACGCGCGTGGCCGCCATCTTCCGCCGCAACCGGCCGATCCTGCCCAAGGGCGACACGGTGATCGAGGCCGACGACGAAGTCTTCTTCATCGCCGCCAAGGCGCACATCCGCGCCGTGATGAGCGAGCTGCGCCGCCTGGAAGACAGCTACAAGCGCGTGGTGATCGCCGGCGGCGGCCATATCGGTGAGCGCCTGGCCGAGGCCATCGAGAGCCGTTACCAGGTGAAGATCATCGAGATGAATGCGGCGCGCTGCCGCCATCTCTCGGAAGTCCTGGACAGCACCATCGTGCTCCAGGGCAGCGCCTCCGACCGCGACCTGCTGGTAGAGGAGAACATCAGCGACGCGGACATCTTCCTCGCCCTGACCAACGACGACGAGGCCAACATCATGTCCTCGCTGCTGGCCAAGCGCCTTGGCGCGCGCAAGGTGATGACCATCATCAACAACCCGGCCTACGTGGACCTGGTGCAAGGCGGCGACATCGACATCGCCATCAGCCCGCAGCTGGCCACCATCGGCACCCTGCTGACCCACGTACGCCGTGGCGATATCGTCAGCGTGCACTCGCTGCGCCGTGGCGCGGCCGAGGCCATCGAGGCCATCGCCCACGGCGACGCCAAGTCGAGCAAGGTGGTGGGCAAGATGATCGAGGACATCGCCCTGCCGCCAGGCACCACCATCGGCGCCATCATCCGCGACGAGGAAGTGCTGATCGCCCACGACGACACCGTGATCGAATCCGGTGACCACGTGATCCTGTTCCTCGTGGACAAGAAGTACATCCGTGACGCCGAGCGCCTGTTCCAGGTCGGACTGACCTTCTTCTGA
- a CDS encoding tetratricopeptide repeat protein translates to MIESLEKMLARGVDNPLLRFGLGKGYLDQGDAAKAAEHLRRCVEQDPKYSAAWKLLGKALEAESDFAAARAAWTEGLAAAQAHGDKQAEKEMTVFLKRLDKRA, encoded by the coding sequence ATGATCGAATCACTGGAAAAGATGCTGGCCAGGGGCGTGGACAATCCGCTGCTTCGCTTCGGCCTGGGCAAGGGTTACCTCGACCAGGGTGACGCGGCCAAGGCCGCCGAGCACCTGCGCCGCTGCGTCGAACAGGACCCGAAATATTCGGCCGCCTGGAAGCTGCTGGGCAAGGCGCTGGAGGCCGAGAGCGACTTCGCCGCCGCCCGCGCGGCCTGGACCGAAGGCCTGGCGGCCGCCCAGGCCCACGGTGACAAGCAGGCGGAGAAGGAAATGACCGTGTTCCTCAAGCGCCTGGACAAGCGCGCTTAG